One region of Streptococcus salivarius genomic DNA includes:
- a CDS encoding Cof-type HAD-IIB family hydrolase, which produces MNQNKVKLIAIDMDGTLLDSQKEIPAENIKAIQEAAAAGIKIVLCTGRPRSGILPHFEKLGLSEEEYIIMNNGCSTYETKNWKLLQYESLSRSEMEELLQACEDFPEVALTFTGEKTYYVVGDEVPELVAYDAGTVFTEAKARSLEEIFAEGQVIFQAMYMADSEPLDAFQNAVQDRLDQSYSTVRSQEYIFEIMPQGATKASGLKHLAEKLGIAPDQIMALGDAANDLEMLQFVGQSVAMGNASDDIKELCKYVTLTNDEAGVAHAIRTWAL; this is translated from the coding sequence ATGAATCAGAACAAAGTGAAACTCATTGCAATAGATATGGACGGAACACTCTTAGATAGCCAAAAAGAGATTCCTGCAGAGAATATTAAGGCTATTCAAGAAGCAGCTGCGGCAGGTATCAAAATTGTCCTTTGTACAGGACGCCCACGTTCAGGCATTCTTCCCCATTTTGAGAAATTAGGACTGAGTGAAGAAGAGTACATTATCATGAATAATGGCTGTTCAACTTATGAGACAAAAAATTGGAAGTTGCTTCAATATGAAAGTTTATCTCGCTCCGAGATGGAAGAACTCTTGCAGGCTTGCGAAGACTTCCCAGAGGTGGCTCTAACCTTTACTGGTGAAAAAACTTACTATGTTGTGGGCGATGAGGTGCCTGAGCTAGTAGCATATGATGCTGGGACTGTTTTCACAGAAGCAAAAGCTAGGAGTTTGGAAGAAATCTTTGCGGAAGGGCAAGTGATTTTCCAAGCCATGTATATGGCTGATTCTGAACCTTTGGATGCCTTCCAAAATGCTGTGCAAGACAGACTTGATCAGAGCTATAGCACAGTTCGTAGCCAAGAATATATCTTTGAAATCATGCCACAGGGGGCAACTAAGGCCAGCGGACTTAAGCATTTAGCGGAAAAACTTGGAATTGCTCCAGATCAAATCATGGCTCTGGGTGATGCTGCTAATGACCTTGAAATGCTTCAATTCGTCGGTCAAAGTGTTGCCATGGGTAATGCTAGTGACGACATTAAAGAGTTGTGTAAGTATGTGACCTTGACAAATGACGAGGCAGGCGTAGCTCACGCTATTCGTACTTGGGCTTTATAA
- the tmk gene encoding dTMP kinase, with amino-acid sequence MSKGLLISIEGPDGAGKTTVLEALLPRLREVYPAQVVTTREPGGVAIAEQIREVILDVDNTAMDAKTELLLYIAARRQHLVEKVLPELEKGNMVIMDRFIDSSVAYQGTGRGLDQDEIAWLNAYATDGYKPDVTLLFDVDSETGLARIAASGEREVNRLDLEKLDLHQRVRQGYLDLAQAEPERIKLIDASQAFEDVVEQAWNVIKGYL; translated from the coding sequence ATGTCAAAAGGGTTATTAATCTCAATCGAAGGGCCGGACGGTGCTGGAAAGACTACAGTTTTGGAGGCGCTTTTGCCTCGTTTAAGAGAGGTTTATCCAGCTCAAGTTGTGACGACACGTGAACCAGGCGGAGTGGCTATTGCAGAGCAAATCCGTGAGGTTATTCTGGATGTAGATAATACGGCTATGGATGCTAAGACAGAGCTCTTGCTCTATATTGCGGCTCGCCGTCAACATCTGGTTGAGAAGGTTTTGCCAGAGCTTGAAAAAGGCAATATGGTCATCATGGATCGTTTTATTGATTCATCAGTTGCCTATCAAGGGACTGGTCGTGGCTTGGATCAGGATGAGATTGCCTGGTTAAATGCCTATGCGACTGATGGGTATAAACCTGATGTGACCCTATTGTTTGATGTGGATTCTGAGACTGGTTTGGCCCGCATTGCAGCTAGCGGTGAACGTGAAGTCAACCGCTTGGATTTAGAGAAGCTTGACTTGCATCAGCGTGTACGTCAAGGTTATTTGGATTTGGCACAGGCTGAACCAGAACGTATCAAGTTAATCGATGCCTCACAGGCTTTTGAGGATGTTGTAGAGCAAGCTTGGAATGTAATTAAAGGCTATTTATAA
- a CDS encoding DNA polymerase III subunit delta', giving the protein MKLAESQSKLFEEFSQIIRENRLSHAYLFSGDFGSLDMAIWLAQSRFCVTPEDGLPCGHCRPCRLIAQGDFSDVKLVEPQGQIIKTDTIRQLTREFSQSSFEGQAQVFIIRDADKMHVNAANSLLKFIEEPQSQIYIFLLTADDSRILPTIKSRAQLFYFPKNRAYLEELLQKEGLLLTQAKVLADFAKDDVQALDLAKDNKILDLINTVERFTQSLLSNQDLLYLDVAKLAVQCSEKSEQEMVWAFLTYQLGKDIQNPQARRWLDLVYEARKMWLANVSFQNAMEYMVLS; this is encoded by the coding sequence ATGAAGTTAGCTGAAAGTCAAAGCAAACTATTTGAAGAGTTTTCACAAATTATCAGGGAAAATCGTTTGAGTCATGCTTATTTGTTTTCGGGTGATTTTGGAAGTCTCGATATGGCTATTTGGCTAGCACAGAGTCGTTTTTGTGTGACTCCTGAGGATGGTCTACCTTGTGGCCACTGTCGTCCCTGTCGCTTGATTGCACAGGGGGACTTTTCTGATGTTAAATTAGTAGAGCCACAAGGACAGATTATTAAGACGGACACGATTCGTCAGTTGACTAGAGAGTTTAGTCAATCGAGTTTTGAGGGGCAGGCTCAGGTTTTTATCATTCGGGATGCAGATAAGATGCACGTCAATGCTGCTAATAGTCTATTAAAGTTTATTGAAGAACCTCAAAGTCAGATTTATATTTTTCTTTTGACAGCTGATGATAGTCGTATTTTACCGACGATTAAAAGCCGAGCTCAACTCTTTTATTTTCCAAAGAATCGGGCTTATCTGGAAGAATTGCTGCAGAAGGAAGGGTTGTTGCTGACACAAGCCAAAGTGTTGGCGGACTTTGCTAAAGATGATGTTCAGGCTTTAGACTTAGCTAAAGATAATAAGATTCTTGATCTGATTAATACAGTAGAGCGTTTCACACAGTCCCTGCTATCTAATCAGGACCTGCTTTATTTGGACGTTGCAAAACTGGCTGTCCAGTGTAGTGAAAAGTCGGAACAAGAGATGGTCTGGGCTTTTTTAACTTATCAATTGGGGAAGGATATACAAAATCCACAAGCAAGACGATGGCTAGACTTAGTTTATGAGGCACGAAAAATGTGGCTAGCTAATGTCAGCTTTCAAAATGCGATGGAGTATATGGTATTATCATGA
- a CDS encoding glucosaminidase domain-containing protein, with translation MAKGKKKSKSKARPKKTKKKQKSFLLFPKFFQKWSLIFIGLFALLGLLASLNFPKLTMEKNMTSTDERTVAFIAEIGETSRYLAARNDLYASVMIAQAILESDSGQSTLSQKPSYNFFGIKGDYNGQSVTLPTWEDDGKGNPYYIDAAFRSYGSVENSLQDYVDFLEGSYYVGVHRSNTRNYKDATAALTGVYATDTTYGDKLNSIIEQYQLTIYDTY, from the coding sequence TTGGCAAAAGGAAAAAAGAAAAGCAAGTCTAAAGCTAGACCTAAGAAAACTAAAAAGAAACAGAAGTCTTTCTTGCTCTTTCCTAAATTTTTCCAAAAGTGGAGTCTGATTTTTATTGGCCTATTTGCCTTATTGGGACTCCTAGCTAGTTTAAATTTTCCAAAGTTGACTATGGAAAAGAACATGACATCTACAGATGAGAGGACGGTTGCTTTTATTGCCGAGATTGGCGAGACGTCGCGCTATTTGGCAGCTAGAAACGACCTTTATGCATCTGTCATGATTGCTCAGGCCATCTTGGAATCCGACTCTGGACAATCTACTTTGAGTCAGAAGCCGTCCTATAACTTCTTTGGGATTAAGGGGGACTACAATGGTCAAAGTGTGACCCTACCGACCTGGGAGGATGATGGTAAGGGCAATCCTTACTATATTGATGCGGCTTTTCGTTCTTATGGTTCTGTGGAAAATTCTTTACAGGACTATGTGGATTTCCTTGAGGGAAGCTACTATGTAGGGGTGCACCGTTCCAATACTAGGAATTATAAGGATGCGACAGCTGCCCTAACAGGGGTCTACGCTACGGACACAACCTACGGAGACAAATTAAACAGCATCATTGAACAATATCAGTTAACCATTTATGACACTTATTAG
- the ricT gene encoding regulatory iron-sulfur-containing complex subunit RicT: protein MTEVIGIKFEETGAVEYVVPDKNYAKDDFVVVLEKKDKRLAQVVMENTDFPEVSLPADLNRVEGLAGEKDFARYDENLLKAEKSMGVVADLIAQNQLDMKVVDIVFPLNNSYVLISFVAEKRVDFRQLLKDLASYFKTRIELRQISSREESKIYGGLGPCGRALCCSSFLGEFPPVSIKMAKNQSLSLNSGKMNGVCGRLMCCLSYEDDFYRDSKASYPDLGDEIETKDGTGQVVAIDVIAGTIKVVFEKGRAPLTYGVEEVQLNGKA from the coding sequence ATGACAGAAGTCATTGGAATAAAATTTGAAGAAACTGGAGCAGTAGAATACGTTGTTCCTGATAAAAATTACGCCAAAGATGACTTTGTAGTCGTTTTGGAGAAAAAAGATAAGCGCCTAGCCCAGGTTGTCATGGAAAACACAGATTTTCCGGAGGTTAGTTTGCCTGCGGATTTGAATCGGGTTGAAGGATTGGCAGGGGAGAAAGATTTCGCTAGATATGATGAAAATCTTTTGAAGGCTGAAAAGAGTATGGGAGTAGTGGCTGATTTAATTGCTCAAAATCAGCTAGATATGAAGGTGGTTGATATTGTCTTTCCGCTAAATAACTCTTATGTGTTAATCAGTTTTGTAGCTGAAAAACGGGTAGATTTTCGTCAGTTACTCAAAGACCTGGCTTCTTACTTTAAGACACGCATTGAGTTGCGTCAAATTTCAAGTCGTGAGGAATCAAAAATCTATGGTGGCTTAGGACCTTGTGGACGGGCGCTTTGTTGTTCTAGTTTTTTGGGTGAATTCCCACCAGTATCGATTAAGATGGCTAAAAATCAGAGTTTGTCCTTGAATTCTGGTAAGATGAATGGGGTCTGTGGTCGACTTATGTGTTGTCTCAGTTATGAAGATGACTTTTACCGAGATAGCAAGGCTAGCTATCCTGATTTGGGTGATGAAATTGAAACCAAGGATGGCACGGGTCAGGTCGTTGCCATTGATGTGATTGCAGGGACCATTAAGGTTGTATTTGAAAAAGGGCGTGCGCCCCTAACTTATGGAGTGGAGGAAGTTCAGCTAAATGGAAAAGCGTGA
- a CDS encoding YgjV family protein, translated as MTIYLLAQVFSAIGALCVAISSFAKSKHKMLVWQITDYIFTAIANLLLGGYTGALTISISIIRNSLMVKKKMTKTILTILIIIQIIVGTYLNQLGLIGYLPIISSVSYSLAIAATPNLQWLRWVIIENMLLWLIYDLTIQAYPAAITDITITLTTLIAIIQNRKTFSR; from the coding sequence ATGACAATCTATCTTCTAGCACAAGTATTCTCAGCCATCGGAGCTCTCTGTGTCGCTATTTCCTCTTTTGCAAAATCAAAACATAAAATGCTGGTCTGGCAAATTACCGACTACATTTTTACTGCTATTGCCAACCTCTTATTGGGTGGCTATACCGGTGCTTTAACCATTAGTATTTCCATCATACGTAATAGCTTGATGGTCAAAAAGAAGATGACCAAGACTATCTTGACCATCCTCATCATTATTCAAATCATTGTAGGAACCTATCTCAATCAGCTTGGACTTATTGGCTATCTGCCAATCATCTCTTCAGTCTCTTATAGTTTAGCGATTGCTGCCACACCAAACCTTCAGTGGCTTCGCTGGGTCATTATTGAAAATATGTTACTCTGGCTGATTTACGATTTGACCATTCAGGCCTACCCCGCTGCCATAACTGATATTACCATCACACTAACCACTCTCATTGCCATTATCCAAAATCGAAAAACCTTTAGCAGATAG
- the yabA gene encoding DNA replication initiation control protein YabA, producing MEKRELYDKFEELSQNLMSMLAEVEAIKANFSGILDENTALKLENDKLREHLSQVVQEETGTKMSHGKVNLEAIYDDGFHICPDFYGQRRDNNEACGFCAELLYGD from the coding sequence ATGGAAAAGCGTGAATTGTATGATAAATTCGAGGAATTATCACAAAATTTGATGTCTATGTTGGCAGAAGTGGAAGCAATTAAGGCGAACTTCTCAGGGATTCTGGATGAAAATACCGCCCTCAAGTTGGAAAACGACAAGTTACGTGAGCACTTGAGTCAAGTGGTTCAAGAGGAGACAGGAACTAAAATGTCTCATGGTAAGGTGAACCTCGAGGCTATTTACGATGATGGATTCCATATTTGTCCAGATTTTTATGGCCAACGTCGTGATAATAATGAAGCTTGTGGCTTCTGTGCAGAATTGTTGTACGGAGACTAA
- a CDS encoding P-II family nitrogen regulator: MKKVEAIIRSDKLEDLKNALTGSGLAKGMTVSQVLGYGNQRGFAEFVRGQRIVPTLLAKVKVEIVVKDMAVDEVVDAIRSAVATGEVGDGKIFIVPIDDVIRIRTGERGGDAI; the protein is encoded by the coding sequence ATGAAGAAAGTAGAAGCGATTATTCGTTCGGATAAATTGGAAGATTTGAAAAATGCCTTGACTGGTAGTGGTTTGGCCAAGGGGATGACTGTAAGTCAAGTTCTGGGTTATGGTAATCAACGTGGCTTTGCAGAGTTTGTTCGTGGACAGCGCATTGTTCCTACCTTATTAGCTAAGGTTAAGGTTGAAATTGTAGTTAAGGATATGGCGGTTGACGAAGTTGTTGATGCCATTCGGAGCGCCGTGGCGACAGGGGAAGTTGGTGATGGGAAGATTTTTATTGTTCCTATTGATGATGTTATCCGCATTCGTACTGGTGAACGTGGTGGAGACGCCATTTAA
- a CDS encoding ammonium transporter produces the protein MDTGSSAFILICSAMVCLMTPALAFFYGGLGRRKNVINTMMMSVLPLAIASLLWIVAGYSLSFGGHGNIFGNFSHFFFNGVSETASSRGLTIPDMLFAAFQMMFSIICVAILTGSVVGRMRFTPLAIFVVFWLLLVYYPFAHMVWDEGLLAKWGTIDFAGGDVVHITSGVSALVLAIVVGKRRDFAILEHRPHNVPFVLLGAGLLWFGWFGFNAGSALAANGLAVHALVTTHVSAAAAMFSWLAIEKHVTGHPSLVGGSTGLVAGLVAITPGAGFVSIWSAILIGLMVSPICFYAISVLKKRFAYDDALDAFGCHGVGGIFGGLATAIFTTPDLALDKANIGLIYGKAHLFIVTILAIIFTAIWSALVTYGIIKVIAHYMPLRVSDRDEAIGLDDCEHKETAYPTFMGLDS, from the coding sequence ATGGATACAGGTAGCAGTGCCTTTATATTGATTTGTTCAGCCATGGTTTGTTTGATGACACCGGCCTTGGCCTTCTTCTATGGTGGGCTCGGACGTCGTAAGAATGTTATCAATACCATGATGATGTCTGTTCTTCCCTTAGCCATAGCTTCTCTCTTGTGGATTGTTGCTGGCTATTCGCTTTCTTTTGGCGGTCATGGGAATATCTTCGGTAATTTCAGTCACTTTTTTTTTAATGGCGTTTCTGAAACTGCCTCAAGTCGTGGTCTAACCATTCCTGATATGCTGTTTGCTGCTTTTCAGATGATGTTTTCGATTATCTGTGTGGCGATTTTGACGGGTTCAGTAGTAGGAAGGATGCGCTTTACGCCTTTAGCCATTTTTGTTGTCTTTTGGTTACTTCTTGTCTACTATCCATTTGCACATATGGTTTGGGACGAAGGGCTCCTTGCTAAATGGGGGACGATTGACTTCGCAGGTGGTGATGTGGTTCATATTACCTCTGGTGTATCGGCCTTGGTTCTGGCAATCGTTGTTGGTAAACGTCGTGATTTTGCCATTTTAGAACACCGTCCTCATAATGTTCCTTTTGTTCTATTGGGAGCGGGTCTCTTATGGTTTGGTTGGTTTGGCTTTAATGCAGGATCAGCCTTGGCTGCTAATGGCTTGGCAGTTCACGCGCTAGTGACCACCCATGTTTCAGCAGCTGCAGCCATGTTTTCATGGTTGGCAATTGAAAAACATGTCACAGGACATCCATCCTTGGTTGGTGGTTCAACCGGTTTGGTGGCAGGTCTGGTTGCAATCACACCTGGGGCTGGTTTTGTTTCAATTTGGAGTGCGATTCTAATTGGTCTTATGGTTAGTCCGATTTGTTTTTATGCTATTTCTGTCTTGAAGAAACGTTTTGCCTATGATGATGCTTTGGATGCTTTTGGTTGCCACGGCGTTGGAGGGATCTTTGGTGGTTTGGCTACTGCGATTTTTACGACACCAGATTTAGCCCTAGATAAGGCTAATATTGGTTTGATCTATGGAAAGGCGCATCTGTTTATAGTGACTATTTTAGCTATTATCTTTACAGCTATTTGGTCTGCTCTTGTGACCTATGGTATTATTAAAGTAATTGCTCATTATATGCCTTTACGTGTTAGTGACCGTGATGAAGCTATTGGTCTTGATGACTGTGAGCACAAAGAGACAGCCTATCCAACCTTTATGGGCTTAGATTCGTAG
- the rsmI gene encoding 16S rRNA (cytidine(1402)-2'-O)-methyltransferase, which translates to MQVQKSFKGQSSYGTLYLVPTPIGNLQDMTFRSVQILKEVDLICAEDTRNTGLLLKHFEIETKQYSFHEHNAYEKIPDLLERLKSGLSLAQVSDAGMPSISDPGHDLVKAAIAEDIPVVALPGASAGITALIASGLAPQPHIFYGFLPRKKGQQIDFFKEKVSYPETQIFYESPYRVADTLENMHEVYGNRQVTLVRELTKLYEEYQRGSISEILDYIASNPLKGECLLIVAGASENDREENLTSDVMPVEAVEVLIASGMKPNQAIKTVAKERKINRQELYNLFHGV; encoded by the coding sequence ATGCAGGTTCAAAAGAGTTTTAAGGGGCAATCTAGCTACGGTACCCTCTATCTGGTTCCCACTCCTATTGGGAATTTGCAGGATATGACTTTTCGTAGTGTGCAAATCCTGAAAGAGGTGGATCTTATTTGTGCAGAGGACACGCGCAATACGGGTCTCTTGCTCAAGCATTTTGAGATTGAAACCAAGCAGTATTCTTTTCATGAGCACAATGCCTATGAGAAAATTCCAGATTTACTGGAGCGTTTGAAGTCAGGTCTTTCTTTGGCTCAGGTTTCTGATGCGGGTATGCCTTCCATTTCAGATCCTGGGCATGATTTGGTCAAAGCCGCCATTGCTGAGGATATTCCTGTGGTAGCCTTACCGGGAGCATCAGCTGGTATTACAGCCTTGATTGCCAGTGGTTTAGCACCGCAACCTCATATTTTTTATGGCTTCCTGCCTCGTAAAAAGGGACAGCAGATTGATTTCTTCAAGGAAAAAGTATCTTATCCTGAGACACAGATCTTTTACGAGTCACCATACCGTGTGGCGGATACCCTTGAAAATATGCATGAGGTCTATGGCAATCGTCAAGTAACGCTAGTTCGAGAATTAACCAAGCTTTATGAAGAGTACCAGCGAGGGTCAATTTCAGAAATTTTAGATTATATTGCTAGTAATCCTCTCAAGGGAGAATGTTTACTGATTGTGGCTGGAGCTTCTGAAAATGATAGGGAAGAAAATCTAACATCAGATGTTATGCCAGTGGAGGCTGTTGAAGTTTTAATTGCTTCTGGCATGAAACCTAATCAGGCTATAAAAACCGTTGCTAAAGAGCGAAAAATAAACAGACAAGAGCTTTATAACCTTTTTCATGGGGTTTAA